GAGCGCGCCGATCCAGTCGCAGGCGGCGGCGAATTCGTGCGACCGCGCGCGCATCGTCAGGTCGCCGGTGATCAGGATCGCGTCGGGCCTATCGCGGCGCACGATATCTTCGAACCAGTCGAGCGCGGCACGGTCCTCCAGCCCGAAATGCAGGTCGCTGATATGGAAAAGCAGCGTCATTGGGTCGCGATGAAATCGACTTCGCTGGCGCCGATCGCGAAGCGCGCGGGAGAGGGAAGCTCGGCGAGTTCGCCATCATATTCGAGGCTGATCGGCCGCTCGCTTTCGAGGATGATCGTTTCGCCGACCGCGATTTCCTCGCTCGGCCCGTCGCGGAAATCCCCGCCGAGCCAGGCGAGACCGTGGCGCAGCACGTCGGCGGCACCCTCTGTCAATATGCCGTCGGCGCGGACGCCCCGCTCGGTCGGCGTTAGAATAATCGCTGGATACGCCTTCGCTTGTCCCGCGACGCGGACGCCCGGGGCGTTATTCATTTCGTCGAGTGCGTCGGGCGCGGCGCCAGCGGCTTCGATCAGGCCGTCCTGCCGCATCGTCTCGCGGACTTCGGCCCAGCGCGTCGCCGGCCCCGCGACGATGGTGATGAAGGCCGTGCCCGCCTCGCCGCGAACGATCGGTATCGCCTGCCGCCGACCCTGGCCGGCCAGCGCATCGGCGAGGATATCGGGCGCCGGCCGGTCGCCGTGCAGCGCCTTCGACAGCAGGTTGAGCGTCCCGCCCGGAAGGGGCAGAACCGCGCCGTTCCATCCGGCAGCCACGGTTGCGGCGGCGTTGATCGTTCCGTCGCCGGTCCAGACGAGCAGAAGGTCGATGCCCTGCTGCTTGAGTTCGGCCGCGTCGGGAATCGCTTCGTTGGGCAGGGCAAAGGTCGCGGCGAGCGGCGCGCCGGCGGCGCGGCAGCTTTCCACAATCTGTTCGAGCACGGCTTCGTCATGACTGCCGGACTGGCTGTTGCAGACGAGGGCGGGGCGGGCGAAAGGGCTGGTCATACCCCTTCCTACGCACGAGCACGCGAAAGGTCACCTCGTTCGGATACGGGTTCGGATCATGGCCCGCTTGTTCGCGGGCGCGCGGCACTGTAGGGCGCGGAACCTATGGCAAAGCGCGAAGCCAAAGGACGGCGGTTGATCAAAATCCTGATAGTCGTGGGACTGCTGATCCTGCTGTTCGGCGGCGGCGGGCGGATGATCCTTGCGGGCGGCGCCAAGTCGCTCAACCTCGGCGACCGGCTGCTCGGTGACGGCGACGGTGCCACCCTGCAGGTCGCGGGGCAGCCCTATGGGCCAGGGCCGCGCAACATGCTCAACATCTGGGTGCCGACGGGAACGCAAAAGACCGACCGGCTGCCGGTGATCGTCTGGCTGTATGGCGGCGGCTGGTACAGCGGCGCGCGCGACGATTATGGTTTTGCTGGGCGCGCCTTTGCCAAGCAGGGCTTCGTCGTCGTGATTCCCGATTACCGGATCGTGCCCGAGGGTCATTGGCCCGACTTTCTGCAGGACAGCGCGGCCGCGGTCGCATGGACCGAAAAGCATATCGCAGCCTATGGCGGCGACCCCGGCCGGATCGCGCTGGCGGGGCATTCGGCGGGCGCCTATAATGCGGTGATGCTGACGCTCGACCCGCAATGGATGGCGGGTGCGGGGAGCGATGCATCGGCGATCCGCGGCGTCGCGGCGCTGGCGGGCCCCTATGACTTCCTGCCGTTCGAAAAGGGCGGCCGCGCCGACGTTGCGATGGGCGATATCCGTCCGGCCGAGCGGACCCAGCCGATCCAGTTCGTTCGCGCCGATGCGCCGCCGCTCTGGCTTGGCCATGGCACCGCCGATACGGTGGTGCGGGTGCGCAACAGCCAGAATCTGGCGGCGGCGATGCACAAGGTCGGCGGGGCAGCGACGCTGCGCACATACGAGGGGCTCAGCCATAACGACCTTGTCATGGCGCTGACAGGACCGCTTGCGTACAAGGGGCCGATCCTTGCCGAGGCGACCGACTTCCTGCGCGGGGCGACCGCGCGCCGCTTGCCTCCTGCCTCATGATCGATCCGATCCCCGCCATCGTCATGGCCGGCAGCCGTCCCGGGCCCGACCCGCTGCTGACGGGCAGCGGCGCATCGACCAAGGCGCTGCTGACGGTTGCGGGGCAGCCGATGCTCGTCCATGTCGTGCGCGCGCTCCGCGCTTCGCCGTGCGTCGGGCCGATCACCGTGCTGGCACAGAACAGCGCCGAGCTTGCCGCCGAGCCGGGGCTGGCGGGGCTTGCCGACCTGCATTTCGCCGATTCGGGCGCCGGGATCAGCAGCTCGCTCGCCGCAGCGCTGCCGCCCGGCGACGATCCGGTGCTGGTGACGACCGCCGACAATGTGCTGCTCACCCCGGCGATGATCGCGGAGTTTGTGGCGGGAGCCGAGGGCAGCGACGTCGCGGTGGCGATGGTCGAAAAGGATGTGCTGTTGGCGCGCTATCCCGAATCGAAGCGCACTTGGCTGAAATTCCGCGGCGGCTGTTGGTCGGGCGCGAACATGTTCCGGCTGCGCGGGCGGCGCGTGCTGCCGTTGCTCGACTTCTGGGGGCGGATCGAGCGCGACCGCAAGAAGGGGCTGAAGATCATCGCCGCCTTCGGGCCGTGGCTGCTGATCGGAGCGTTGCTGCGGCTGTTCACAATCGAGCAGGGGATCGCCCGCGCCGGCCTGCGGTTCGGGCTGAAGGCGACGGTTGTGCCGATGTCCGAGGGCGAGGCATGCATCGACGCCGACAAACCGGTCGACATCGAACTGATCGAGAAGATCATGGCGAAGCGGAACGCCCCCTAGTTTCCGTTCGTGTCGAGCGAAGTCGAGACACCCCCCGACCTTATTCTTGGCGCGATGGGCATCTCGACTTCGCTCGATGCGAACGGGGATGAGAGGTCAGGTGTTTGCCAGCGCCCTATCGACCGCCGCAACCGCGATCGCCAGTTCTTCCTCATAAGGGATCGTCGCATTGATATCGACGATCGGCGCGCCATTGAAGGTCAGCAGCGGCACCGTTTCGACCTTGCGTGTGATCAGCGCACGATCATGGTCGGGTTTGCGCGCCATCACCGTATCGACGTCGACGTGGAGGCGGATCACCAGCGTCGGGATATAGGCCGCCATGTCGGCATAGAGCGCCCGCTCCTCGGCCTGCATCGCCGCCAGGCGCGCGTTCGTCGCACGGCCGGCAAGGATCGGGCCATCGTGGAGGCCGGGCACCTCGAGCTGCGGATAGCGGTCGGTGACGATCGTCACGCCGGCGCGGCGCCGGGCGAGCAGGCTTTCGAACTTGGCGCGGCGCTTTTTCGACTTGTTGAGCGCATAGCGCGCCGCGAGCAGCCCGGGGATCGGTTCGCCGGGTTCGCGGAGCCGGTCGGCGATGCCGTCGAGGAAGCGGTGCAGCGGCGGGCCGATGATCGGCCAGCGGCCGATGCGGCGTCCCTGCTCGCCCGAGCCGAGACCGAGATAGCCGCTCTCCGCCTTCCGCGTTTCTTGCACATGCGCGAGCAGATCCGCCGACAGGGTCGACTTGCCCGACCCGTCGCTGCCCACGACTGCAATCAGGGGAGCGAGATCGCTCCCCATTTGCTCAGCTCAGTTCCTTGAAGAAGCCGACCATCTTCAATCCGCCGATGATGAAGCGCACGACGACGAGCGCGCCAAAGGCATAGACCCACGTCCACTGCTGCGGCGTCAGTACGTCGAAGTTGAAGTCGAGCCGCGCGAACCAGGTCAGGAAGACCGTCGTTGCGAGCAGGAACAGTTTGTTCTGTTCGCGCCAGATCATCCGCTTCCACCAGAAGGGATATTTGGGCTTCACCCAGCCGTGGAGGCGCGGGAGGAGGGCGGGGACGTCCTTTGCCCATTCGGCATGTGCGGCGCCGAACTTTTCGCGCAGGAACTCTTCCTCATAGATCGAGATGCGTTCGTAGATCAGGATTGCGAGCAGAAAGACGATTGCGCCGAACACCCAGCTTCCCGACAGCATCGCGAGGCCGGTGAAATTGAGGATGCGGCCGACATAGAGCGGGTTGCGCACCAGGCTGTACGGCCCCGTCGTGTTGAGCTCGCTTGCTTCGGCGGCGACCTTGGCGCGGCCCGAGGTGCCGAGCGCGGCCCAACCGCTGGTGAAAACGCGGACGATCGCGCCGGCGCTGGCGACGCCGAGCGACAGCCAGAACCAAGCGCAGTCGCCGAAAGCGGTTTGGAACGGACCCCAGTCCTTCGAACACCAGGCGATCAGCACCGAGATGGCGATGGTGATGTAGATATAGGTGCCGCGAACGAAAAAGAGCCGCTTGCCGCTGCGGGCGAGTTCTTGCTGGTACATGGATATTCCGCCTGTTGGCCGCAGGTGCGGCAATTATGTGGCGTCCCCTCTAACCGTTTTTGCGGCCAAAATAAGACCGAAAGTTACACGAGCCGCAGCTTGCGCGCCGTCTTGCCCAGCGAGGCGCGGTCGGCGTGGGGCAGGGCGAAACGCAGCGACGACCAGATCGCGGCGGCCGCGATGACGACGATCAGCGGCAGCGCGACCGGATCGGGCAGCCGGCTGACGACCAGCGCGAGCCCGCCCGCGGCGAGGGTGATGAACAGACCGCGCAGCGCAACCGTCGGGAATTGATGATCGAAGGGATGGAGCCGCTCCGCCGTGGCGAGCTGGACCATCGGGATGCCGGCCATCACGACAAGGCCGATCGACATGGCGAGCGTGACGCCGGTGAGCTCGTCCATATGGCCGACGATCAGCCAGCCCGAAGCGAGCGCGACGATTACGCCGAAGATCGCGGCGGTGAGCTGATGGCGGAAGGCGGCGACGACCTGGAGCACGGGCATCGAGATGCCGAGCACCGCTTCCAGCGCGCGCGCGAACAGCAGGATGACGACGGCGCCCTGCGCAACATCGGCCTGATGCCCGAACAGGCTGAGCAGCGACGAACTGCCCGCCGCCAGCACCGCCGCGAGCGGAAGCGCGATCGCCGCGATCAGCCGCGTCGCATAGGCATAGATGTCGGCGACCTGCGCGCGGTCCTCGCGCTCGGCGCTGGCTGCCAGTGGCGCCATGACATAGACGAAAGCGATGCGGACGAGTTGGACGACGCTGGAGAGCTTGCGCGCGATCGTGAACAGCGCCGATGCGCTCGCGCCCGCGGCACCGGGCAGCAGCAAGTTGAGGATCAGCGCCGGCGCATCGCCGAACAGCCGCGCGATGATGTTCGACGGCAGGATCGACAGCCCGGCCCAGAAGGTGTTGCGCGCGGTTTCGGTCACCAGCGGCCCGCGTCCAAGATCGGCAAAGCTGTAGTAACGGCGGAGCAGGCGGACGCAGAGGATCGCGGTGATCGCGAGCGAGCAGAGATGCGCAATGAACAGTCCCTTGAGCCCGAGCCCGCCGGCGAAGAATAGCCCGGCGAACACCAGCCGCATAATCTGTTCCCAGACGATGCGCAGGCGGATTTCGGCACCGAACACCATGCGGGCGCGCATCGCCGAGGTCGCGATTTCGACGAAGGCCCAGAGCGGCAGCGCCCAGACGAAGAGCTGAATCGCCGGGGTGACGAGCGCCCGGTCCTTTTCGGCGACATTGAGCAGTGGGGCCAAGTCGGCGGCGAAGACCGCGATCAACGCGGCGACGAGCAGGCATGGTCCGACGCCGAAGATCATCGCGGTGCGTAACGCCGCCGCAGCCTCGGCGTCGCTCGCCGACTGGGGGACGGTGCGCTGCATCGCGCTCGTCATCCCGGTGTCGAAGATATTCTCGAGCAGGTTGATCGTCGCCCACAGCACCGCATAGAGGCCGTAGCCCGCGAGCCCGAACATCAGGACATAGAGCGGCTGCGCGACGATCTCGACCACCGCGCCCAGCCGCGCGAGGATCGTCGTGCCGAGCCCGCGCGCGACGCTGCGGCTGGTAACGGCGGGCTGGGCGGCGGCGTCTTCGCTCATCCTTGCGCCCCTAGCGGCTTGCTATCATGGCTACCAGCGGCTTTCGCGCTTTTGCGCCATCCACCCCTTGCCGACTCCCTCAATCGGGTCTAGTCGGACCGCGATTGCATAGGGGAAACCGCGATATGGCCGAATTCCGTCTGCCCAAGAACAGCCGCCCGCAAAAGGGTGGCAAGGTCCACAAGGCCGAAGGTGCGGCCGCGGTCAAGACGTTCAAAGTCTATCGCTACGATCCCGACAGTGGCCAGAATCCGCGCTTCGACACCTTCGAGATCGACACCGAAAAATGCGGCCCGATGGTGCTCGACGCGCTCATCAAGATGAAGAGCGAGCAGGACAGCACGCTGACCTTCCGCCGTTCGTGCCGCGAAGGCATTTGCGGTAGCTGTTCGATGAACATGAACGGCAAGAACGGCCTCGCCTGCACCACCGCGATCGAGGATCTGAAGGGCGACATCACGATCACCCCGCTGCCGGCGATGGACGTGATCAAGGATCTCGTCCCCGACTTCACCCATTTTTATGCGCAATATGCCTCGATCGAGCCGTGGCTGAAGACCAAGACGACGACGCCGAGCGGCAAGGAGCGGCTGCAGTCGCCCGAGGAGCGCGAAAAGCTCGACGGTCTCTATGAGTGCATCCTCTGCGCCTGCTGCTCGACGAGCTGTCCGAGCTATTGGTGGAACAGCGACAAGTTCCTTGGTCCGGCGATCCTGCTTCAGGCGTATCGCTGGCTCGCCGACAGCCGCGACGAGATGACCGGCGAGCGGCTCGACGAGCTGGAAGACCCCTTCCGCCTCTATCGCTGCCACACGATCATGAACTGCTCGAACGCCTGCCCCAAGGGGCTGAGCCCGGCGCGCGCGATCGCCGAGATCAAGAAGCTGGAAGCCGAGCGACAGGTCTGATGCGTTTCGGGCTGCCAGCGCTGGTCGCGCTGGCGCTCACCGGGTGCGCGTCATCGCAAACCATCGAAACGGTCCCGCCGCCGCGTGCCTATGCGCATGGCATCGGCGGCGCGACCTTCCTGATCGGCGGCAGTTTCGCCCCCGGCCGCTCGCCCGACGGCAACAGCCTGATCCTCCATGGTCCCGAGGGGGCGTTCGTGATCGACAGCGGCCGCCACGCCGAGCATCTCGCGCTGATCAAACAGGGTTTGAGCGGGATCGGCATGACGCCCGTCGCGATCGTCAACACCCATTGGCATCTCGATCATGTCAGCGGCAATCCGGCGCTGAAGGCGGCGTTCCCGGGCATCAAGATCTATGGCACGTCGGCGATCGACGGGGCGTTGACGGGTTTCCTTGCGACAAGCGCCGAATCCTCGCGCAAGGCGCTGGCAGAAGGCGCCGTCCCGGCGAGCGCGGTTGCGGATGTCGAGGGCGACCTTGCGACCATCGCGCGCGGTGCGGAACTGCGGCCCGACGTCGTCATCGACGAGACGCGCGACGTGGCGATCGCCGGCCGGCCGCTGTCGCTGCGCGTCGCGCACCATGCGGTGACGGAGCGCGACCTCTGGATCTATGACGCCGCCGAGAAGCGCGCGATCGTCGGCGACCTCGTGACCGTCCCCGTGCCCTTCCTCGACACGGCGTGCCCCGAAGGCTGGATGAAGGCGCTCGACGAAGTGGCGGCGTCCGGCGCCGAG
The Sphingopyxis macrogoltabida genome window above contains:
- a CDS encoding diacylglycerol/lipid kinase family protein, with product MTSPFARPALVCNSQSGSHDEAVLEQIVESCRAAGAPLAATFALPNEAIPDAAELKQQGIDLLLVWTGDGTINAAATVAAGWNGAVLPLPGGTLNLLSKALHGDRPAPDILADALAGQGRRQAIPIVRGEAGTAFITIVAGPATRWAEVRETMRQDGLIEAAGAAPDALDEMNNAPGVRVAGQAKAYPAIILTPTERGVRADGILTEGAADVLRHGLAWLGGDFRDGPSEEIAVGETIILESERPISLEYDGELAELPSPARFAIGASEVDFIATQ
- a CDS encoding alpha/beta hydrolase, with product MAKREAKGRRLIKILIVVGLLILLFGGGGRMILAGGAKSLNLGDRLLGDGDGATLQVAGQPYGPGPRNMLNIWVPTGTQKTDRLPVIVWLYGGGWYSGARDDYGFAGRAFAKQGFVVVIPDYRIVPEGHWPDFLQDSAAAVAWTEKHIAAYGGDPGRIALAGHSAGAYNAVMLTLDPQWMAGAGSDASAIRGVAALAGPYDFLPFEKGGRADVAMGDIRPAERTQPIQFVRADAPPLWLGHGTADTVVRVRNSQNLAAAMHKVGGAATLRTYEGLSHNDLVMALTGPLAYKGPILAEATDFLRGATARRLPPAS
- a CDS encoding nucleotidyltransferase family protein, whose amino-acid sequence is MIDPIPAIVMAGSRPGPDPLLTGSGASTKALLTVAGQPMLVHVVRALRASPCVGPITVLAQNSAELAAEPGLAGLADLHFADSGAGISSSLAAALPPGDDPVLVTTADNVLLTPAMIAEFVAGAEGSDVAVAMVEKDVLLARYPESKRTWLKFRGGCWSGANMFRLRGRRVLPLLDFWGRIERDRKKGLKIIAAFGPWLLIGALLRLFTIEQGIARAGLRFGLKATVVPMSEGEACIDADKPVDIELIEKIMAKRNAP
- a CDS encoding methyltransferase family protein, with product MYQQELARSGKRLFFVRGTYIYITIAISVLIAWCSKDWGPFQTAFGDCAWFWLSLGVASAGAIVRVFTSGWAALGTSGRAKVAAEASELNTTGPYSLVRNPLYVGRILNFTGLAMLSGSWVFGAIVFLLAILIYERISIYEEEFLREKFGAAHAEWAKDVPALLPRLHGWVKPKYPFWWKRMIWREQNKLFLLATTVFLTWFARLDFNFDVLTPQQWTWVYAFGALVVVRFIIGGLKMVGFFKELS
- a CDS encoding lipopolysaccharide biosynthesis protein, coding for MSEDAAAQPAVTSRSVARGLGTTILARLGAVVEIVAQPLYVLMFGLAGYGLYAVLWATINLLENIFDTGMTSAMQRTVPQSASDAEAAAALRTAMIFGVGPCLLVAALIAVFAADLAPLLNVAEKDRALVTPAIQLFVWALPLWAFVEIATSAMRARMVFGAEIRLRIVWEQIMRLVFAGLFFAGGLGLKGLFIAHLCSLAITAILCVRLLRRYYSFADLGRGPLVTETARNTFWAGLSILPSNIIARLFGDAPALILNLLLPGAAGASASALFTIARKLSSVVQLVRIAFVYVMAPLAASAEREDRAQVADIYAYATRLIAAIALPLAAVLAAGSSSLLSLFGHQADVAQGAVVILLFARALEAVLGISMPVLQVVAAFRHQLTAAIFGVIVALASGWLIVGHMDELTGVTLAMSIGLVVMAGIPMVQLATAERLHPFDHQFPTVALRGLFITLAAGGLALVVSRLPDPVALPLIVVIAAAAIWSSLRFALPHADRASLGKTARKLRLV
- a CDS encoding succinate dehydrogenase iron-sulfur subunit, whose amino-acid sequence is MAEFRLPKNSRPQKGGKVHKAEGAAAVKTFKVYRYDPDSGQNPRFDTFEIDTEKCGPMVLDALIKMKSEQDSTLTFRRSCREGICGSCSMNMNGKNGLACTTAIEDLKGDITITPLPAMDVIKDLVPDFTHFYAQYASIEPWLKTKTTTPSGKERLQSPEEREKLDGLYECILCACCSTSCPSYWWNSDKFLGPAILLQAYRWLADSRDEMTGERLDELEDPFRLYRCHTIMNCSNACPKGLSPARAIAEIKKLEAERQV
- a CDS encoding MBL fold metallo-hydrolase — its product is MRFGLPALVALALTGCASSQTIETVPPPRAYAHGIGGATFLIGGSFAPGRSPDGNSLILHGPEGAFVIDSGRHAEHLALIKQGLSGIGMTPVAIVNTHWHLDHVSGNPALKAAFPGIKIYGTSAIDGALTGFLATSAESSRKALAEGAVPASAVADVEGDLATIARGAELRPDVVIDETRDVAIAGRPLSLRVAHHAVTERDLWIYDAAEKRAIVGDLVTVPVPFLDTACPEGWMKALDEVAASGAEQIVPGHGPIMSLADFARWKHAFVDFIACAKGTGALEACSAGWLAGAARWADDNRPRTKAMADYYGELVRSGKLDGYCKA